A genomic window from Luteolibacter sp. LG18 includes:
- the ispE gene encoding 4-(cytidine 5'-diphospho)-2-C-methyl-D-erythritol kinase, which produces MIQVSAPAKLNLSLRVVRRREDGFHELDTLMIRLPGLADTLEFREAEAFAFSCSDPTVPGDESNLVVKAIRAWEAAAGRKAECHAHLEKHVPHGAGLGGGSSDAASALAAVNEMHGTPLSLERLIEIAGSFGSDIPFFLMPGAVRCTGRGEVLEPAPCPPALPVLLLKPGFGVATPDAYKRWKDSQPLPGVRYDAQVFSWGELVNDLERPVFEKHRFLAEVKEWLLDRPEVAGALMSGSGSTMLAVLHDLASADTVAEAARAELDPGLWSWAGLTDGGVPA; this is translated from the coding sequence ATGATCCAAGTCTCCGCTCCCGCCAAACTCAACCTCTCGCTGCGCGTGGTGCGTCGGCGTGAGGACGGTTTCCACGAACTCGACACGCTCATGATCCGCCTGCCGGGATTGGCGGACACCCTGGAGTTCCGCGAGGCGGAGGCGTTCGCGTTCTCCTGCTCCGATCCCACGGTGCCGGGCGATGAATCGAACCTGGTGGTGAAGGCGATCCGTGCTTGGGAAGCCGCCGCCGGACGGAAGGCGGAATGCCACGCCCACCTTGAAAAGCACGTGCCGCACGGCGCGGGCCTCGGCGGTGGCAGCAGCGATGCCGCCAGCGCGCTGGCGGCGGTGAACGAGATGCACGGCACGCCATTGTCTTTGGAGCGCCTGATCGAGATCGCCGGCAGCTTCGGCTCCGACATTCCTTTCTTCCTGATGCCGGGCGCGGTGCGCTGCACCGGCCGCGGCGAGGTTCTGGAACCAGCCCCCTGCCCGCCCGCATTGCCGGTGCTGCTTTTGAAACCGGGTTTCGGGGTGGCCACGCCGGATGCGTACAAGCGATGGAAGGATTCGCAGCCGCTGCCGGGCGTCCGCTATGACGCTCAGGTCTTCTCGTGGGGCGAACTCGTGAATGATCTGGAACGACCGGTCTTCGAGAAGCACCGCTTCCTCGCCGAGGTGAAGGAATGGCTGCTCGATCGGCCGGAGGTGGCCGGGGCGCTGATGAGCGGTTCCGGCTCGACCATGCTTGCCGTGCTCCACGATCTGGCGTCAGCCGATACCGTGGCAGAAGCCGCGCGAGCCGAGCTCGACCCGGGATTGTGGTCGTGGGCGGGACTCACGGATGGCGGGGTTCCCGCGTAA
- a CDS encoding BatA and WFA domain-containing protein: MSFHHPEVLWLLALPVLWGFWQWVRRGHPVVLPFDHGQQGGGKALRFLTNLAGTLPAVLLAIAVLMLAGPRKSAPPQDERVMNNIILCIDVSGSMGMRFGKGTRFEAAVEAARDFCTYRKGDAFGLTIFGSEYIHWVPPTKEMSALTNAMKYIRPDNMPPWMGGTMIANALHGCREQLLRTEQGDRAVILITDGGSSDFADGGDRRAAEELAAANIRVFGILIGGGEDGMGTGGMETIAGTTGGKVFNVSDRSALDNVFREIDRMQKARFKQVTADWVDDYTPLSIAGLAAAALYVLSLLGLRYNPW; encoded by the coding sequence GTGAGTTTCCATCATCCCGAGGTGTTGTGGCTGCTGGCGCTGCCGGTCCTGTGGGGCTTCTGGCAATGGGTGCGCCGCGGCCATCCGGTGGTGCTGCCGTTCGACCATGGCCAGCAGGGCGGGGGCAAGGCGCTGCGCTTCCTCACCAACCTGGCGGGAACACTGCCCGCGGTGCTGCTCGCGATCGCCGTGCTGATGCTGGCCGGACCGCGCAAGTCCGCGCCGCCGCAGGACGAGCGGGTGATGAACAACATCATCCTGTGCATCGACGTGTCCGGCTCGATGGGCATGCGCTTCGGCAAAGGCACGCGCTTCGAGGCCGCCGTGGAGGCCGCGCGCGATTTCTGCACCTACCGCAAGGGCGACGCCTTCGGGCTCACGATCTTCGGTTCCGAGTACATCCACTGGGTGCCGCCGACGAAGGAGATGTCCGCGCTGACCAACGCGATGAAGTACATCCGCCCGGACAACATGCCGCCGTGGATGGGGGGCACGATGATCGCCAACGCGCTGCATGGCTGCCGCGAGCAGCTACTCCGCACCGAGCAGGGCGACCGCGCGGTGATCCTGATCACGGACGGCGGCAGCAGCGACTTCGCTGATGGCGGCGACCGTCGCGCGGCGGAGGAACTGGCGGCGGCGAACATCCGCGTCTTCGGCATCCTTATCGGTGGCGGCGAGGATGGCATGGGAACCGGTGGCATGGAGACCATCGCGGGGACGACCGGTGGCAAGGTCTTCAATGTTTCCGACCGCTCGGCCCTCGACAACGTGTTCCGCGAGATCGACCGGATGCAGAAGGCGCGCTTCAAGCAGGTGACCGCGGATTGGGTGGACGACTACACCCCGCTGTCCATCGCCGGCCTCGCGGCAGCCGCGCTTTATGTCCTCTCCTTGCTGGGGCTCCGATACAACCCGTGGTGA
- a CDS encoding M13-type metalloendopeptidase, whose amino-acid sequence MSVACLASGVLWAEPEVSAAQRFGTWGFDLSGRNAEVKPGDDFYEYANGKFVERTEIPPDRVRFGNFDALSILSEARVKDILEGSAKKPEPATAKIAAFYAAYLDEEKANSLGAKPIEVDLAEVKAVATREALAAVLAKPGGFHRGLFGVGIGPDSKDPEHYRVSAGSGGLGLPDKDYYLKENFAEIKAKYEAYVVTMLKLIDWPEAEARAKEVVAFETRLAEVSWERAELRDRDKTYNPVTPEELAALAEGYDFRGVLETCGLSGVKRVVVSDKPVFPKKAKVFAETPLDVLKAWAAFGVADTAAAYLSKPFVDAQFGFRAKTLAGQPEQQARWKRAVAATNEALGEEVGKVYVARYFPAESKAKMLELVANVRKVLAVRIDKLDWMGDETKKAAQDKLAKLSVKIGYPDQFRDYSAYEVKPDDLCGNIRRAGLFEWKRDLDRLDKTVDRKEWGMPPQRVNAYYNATMNEIVFPAAILQPPFFDPDADPAVNYGGIGGVIGHEISHGFDDQGRKSNGDGVLKDWWTAEDAAKFDERARQLGAQYESMEVLPGEKINGKLTMGENIGDMGGINLALAAYRASLGGKPAPVLDGLTGDQRVFLGWAQVWRQKIRKEALVKQLHTDPHSPAVARVNLVMRNVDAWYEAFDIQPGDKLYVKPEDRVRIW is encoded by the coding sequence GTGTCCGTGGCCTGCTTGGCCTCGGGGGTGTTGTGGGCGGAGCCTGAGGTTTCGGCCGCGCAGCGGTTCGGGACGTGGGGCTTCGATCTCTCCGGCCGTAATGCCGAGGTGAAACCGGGCGATGACTTTTACGAGTATGCGAATGGGAAGTTCGTGGAGCGCACGGAGATTCCGCCGGACCGGGTGCGGTTCGGGAATTTCGACGCGTTGAGCATCCTGTCGGAAGCGCGGGTGAAGGATATCCTGGAGGGTTCGGCGAAGAAGCCGGAGCCCGCCACCGCGAAGATCGCGGCTTTTTACGCGGCCTACCTGGACGAGGAGAAGGCGAATAGCCTGGGCGCGAAGCCGATCGAGGTGGACCTCGCCGAGGTCAAGGCGGTGGCGACCCGCGAGGCGCTGGCCGCGGTGCTGGCCAAGCCGGGTGGTTTCCATCGCGGCCTGTTCGGCGTGGGGATCGGTCCCGATTCGAAAGACCCTGAGCATTATCGGGTGTCCGCCGGTTCCGGAGGACTCGGGCTCCCGGACAAGGATTACTATCTCAAGGAGAACTTCGCGGAGATTAAAGCGAAGTACGAGGCCTACGTCGTGACGATGCTGAAGCTCATCGACTGGCCGGAGGCGGAGGCGCGCGCGAAGGAGGTGGTGGCGTTTGAAACCCGGCTGGCGGAAGTGAGTTGGGAGCGGGCGGAACTCCGGGACCGCGACAAGACCTACAACCCGGTGACGCCCGAGGAGTTGGCGGCATTGGCGGAGGGTTACGATTTCCGCGGTGTGCTGGAAACATGCGGTTTGTCCGGAGTGAAGCGGGTGGTGGTCAGCGACAAGCCGGTCTTCCCGAAGAAGGCGAAGGTGTTCGCGGAGACGCCGCTGGATGTCCTCAAGGCGTGGGCGGCATTCGGGGTGGCGGATACCGCGGCGGCTTATCTTTCGAAGCCCTTCGTGGATGCCCAGTTCGGGTTCCGGGCGAAGACGCTGGCGGGGCAGCCCGAGCAGCAGGCGCGGTGGAAGCGGGCGGTGGCGGCGACAAACGAGGCTCTCGGCGAGGAGGTGGGGAAGGTTTACGTGGCGCGCTATTTCCCGGCGGAATCCAAGGCGAAGATGCTGGAGCTGGTGGCCAACGTGCGGAAGGTGCTCGCAGTTCGCATCGACAAGCTCGATTGGATGGGCGACGAGACGAAGAAGGCGGCGCAGGACAAGCTGGCGAAGCTGAGCGTGAAGATCGGCTATCCGGATCAGTTCCGTGACTATTCGGCCTACGAGGTGAAACCAGATGACCTGTGCGGGAACATCCGGCGCGCCGGACTTTTCGAGTGGAAGCGGGATCTCGACCGGCTCGACAAGACGGTGGACCGGAAGGAATGGGGGATGCCGCCGCAACGGGTGAACGCTTACTACAACGCGACCATGAACGAAATCGTGTTCCCCGCAGCGATCCTGCAACCGCCGTTCTTCGATCCAGATGCAGATCCGGCGGTGAACTACGGCGGGATCGGTGGCGTGATCGGGCATGAGATCAGCCACGGCTTTGACGACCAGGGGCGGAAGTCGAATGGCGATGGCGTGCTCAAGGACTGGTGGACCGCGGAGGATGCCGCGAAGTTCGATGAGCGGGCCCGACAGTTGGGCGCTCAGTATGAATCGATGGAGGTGCTGCCGGGGGAGAAGATCAACGGCAAGCTGACGATGGGCGAGAACATCGGCGACATGGGCGGGATCAACCTTGCGCTGGCCGCTTACCGGGCGTCGCTCGGCGGCAAGCCCGCGCCGGTGCTCGACGGGCTGACCGGCGACCAGCGGGTGTTCCTCGGCTGGGCGCAGGTATGGCGTCAGAAGATCCGCAAGGAGGCGCTGGTGAAGCAGCTCCACACCGATCCCCATTCGCCGGCGGTGGCGCGGGTGAACCTGGTGATGCGGAACGTCGATGCCTGGTACGAGGCCTTCGACATCCAGCCCGGTGACAAGCTCTACGTGAAGCCTGAGGACCGGGTGCGGATCTGGTGA
- a CDS encoding MarR family transcriptional regulator — protein sequence MKLSTSSASSASVQADADRLADFVLFTQRSCILNLSSELNKGNVSFPQFFLLTYLSSEEYLTMSDIAKKMGHSTAAATGLVDRLEKLAYVERVHAAEDRRKIMVRITAKGAELVSKMRKEIASDLAGILAGMDEDEAEAVEHTKRAIKGRAIA from the coding sequence ATGAAACTGAGCACATCGAGCGCGTCGAGCGCGTCGGTTCAAGCCGATGCGGATCGTCTCGCTGACTTCGTCTTGTTTACGCAGCGTAGCTGCATTCTGAACCTGTCGTCCGAACTCAACAAAGGAAACGTGTCATTCCCCCAGTTCTTCCTTTTGACGTATCTTTCGAGCGAGGAATATCTGACCATGTCGGATATCGCGAAGAAGATGGGCCATTCGACCGCCGCGGCCACTGGCCTCGTCGATCGGCTGGAGAAGCTGGCCTATGTGGAACGTGTCCACGCTGCCGAAGATCGTCGTAAGATCATGGTGCGTATCACCGCCAAGGGCGCCGAGCTTGTCTCGAAAATGCGCAAGGAGATCGCCAGTGACCTCGCGGGAATCCTCGCCGGCATGGATGAGGACGAGGCGGAAGCCGTCGAACACACGAAGCGCGCCATCAAGGGCCGCGCCATCGCGTGA
- a CDS encoding SRPBCC family protein has translation MSATTNTVRLHRVLRSKPERIYRAFLDPDAMAKWLPPHGFTGKVHHMDATVGGTYRMSFTNFNTGSSHAFGGKFLELVPNERLRYDDQFEDPNLPGTMITTVELREVFCGTEVNITQEGIPGMIPVEACYMGWQESLELLAKLTEPEIPDQM, from the coding sequence ATGAGTGCCACCACCAATACCGTCCGCCTCCACCGCGTCCTCCGTTCCAAGCCCGAGCGCATCTACCGCGCTTTCCTCGATCCCGATGCGATGGCCAAGTGGCTGCCGCCGCACGGCTTCACCGGCAAGGTCCACCACATGGACGCCACCGTGGGCGGCACCTACCGGATGTCCTTCACGAACTTCAATACCGGCAGCAGCCACGCCTTCGGCGGGAAGTTCCTGGAGCTCGTCCCGAACGAACGCCTCCGCTACGACGACCAGTTCGAGGACCCCAATCTTCCCGGCACGATGATCACCACCGTCGAGCTGCGGGAGGTGTTCTGCGGGACCGAGGTGAACATCACCCAGGAAGGCATCCCCGGCATGATCCCGGTGGAGGCCTGCTACATGGGCTGGCAGGAATCGCTGGAACTCCTTGCGAAGCTCACCGAGCCGGAGATTCCGGATCAGATGTGA
- a CDS encoding TlpA disulfide reductase family protein yields MKSWLFCLPAVAAYVWSAPAAHAVLKTGDPAPKIQVSAWAQGEEVKEFEGDKVYIVEFWATWCGPCIASIPHVDELQKKYKDKGLVVIGQNLGEDSAKVSEFVKKMAGKMSYRVTVDDNKSEGGWMAKHWLTAAGQNGIPCAFVVNKKGALAYIGHPMELKESLIEGLLAEASIKSSSGDQPTAEATAPSAKAAELAARAQTEIRAGKLDEAEATIAQLQESLTGKFGYIGGLAELDLLLAKKQPGDALELGKILCEDYAKQPEVLVSIAAHLVAQPDAGAPLRSAAEKIATPLTAAAGPAQAVALTTLARIAELNGDKDRAAELQAKAKQAAPTAPNLKP; encoded by the coding sequence ATGAAGTCCTGGCTCTTCTGCTTGCCCGCGGTGGCTGCGTACGTCTGGTCCGCGCCTGCGGCCCACGCTGTCCTGAAAACCGGAGATCCGGCGCCGAAGATCCAGGTGAGCGCGTGGGCACAAGGCGAGGAAGTGAAGGAGTTCGAGGGGGACAAGGTCTACATCGTCGAGTTCTGGGCCACCTGGTGCGGGCCGTGCATTGCCTCGATCCCGCACGTCGACGAGCTGCAGAAGAAATACAAGGACAAGGGCCTGGTGGTCATCGGGCAGAACCTCGGCGAGGACTCGGCGAAGGTTTCCGAGTTCGTCAAAAAGATGGCCGGGAAAATGAGCTACCGCGTGACGGTGGACGACAACAAGAGCGAAGGTGGCTGGATGGCGAAGCACTGGCTCACCGCGGCGGGCCAGAACGGCATCCCCTGCGCGTTCGTGGTGAACAAGAAGGGCGCGCTCGCCTACATCGGCCATCCGATGGAGCTGAAGGAATCGTTGATCGAGGGACTGCTGGCGGAGGCCTCCATCAAGTCCTCCTCCGGCGACCAGCCGACGGCGGAAGCGACGGCACCGAGCGCGAAGGCCGCTGAACTGGCGGCGCGCGCCCAGACCGAGATCCGCGCGGGCAAGCTGGACGAGGCCGAGGCGACCATCGCGCAGCTCCAGGAATCGCTCACCGGGAAATTCGGTTACATCGGTGGCCTGGCGGAGCTGGACCTGCTGCTGGCGAAGAAGCAGCCGGGCGACGCGCTCGAACTCGGCAAGATCCTCTGCGAGGACTACGCGAAGCAACCCGAGGTGCTGGTGTCCATCGCGGCCCACTTGGTGGCGCAGCCGGACGCGGGTGCACCGTTGCGGAGCGCGGCGGAAAAGATCGCGACCCCGCTGACAGCGGCCGCGGGTCCTGCGCAGGCTGTCGCGTTGACGACGCTGGCGCGCATCGCGGAGCTCAATGGCGACAAGGACCGCGCGGCGGAACTTCAGGCCAAGGCCAAGCAAGCCGCCCCGACCGCTCCGAACCTCAAGCCCTGA
- a CDS encoding SGNH/GDSL hydrolase family protein produces MRSLIPSISRSIRALALPVLFLGLLSATHAAEEPVQSPLPVNFFKNLQTAKRETVVVYGTSLSHTAAWPQALKGYFDQRFPGKVEVINSAQSGQQSNWGLANLQERVLSKKPDLVFIEFSMNDSATKHQIPVEQAVKNLDAMVKALREQNPQVDIVLQTMNPAWDSPAEPPERASAKARPHLADYYESYRGYAREHGLPLVDHYPNWLKLQQEHEEQFKKWIPDGTHPIPEASLAVTWTAIEALLEKARNAAAK; encoded by the coding sequence ATGCGTTCCCTGATTCCGTCCATCTCCCGGTCGATCCGAGCACTGGCTTTGCCGGTGCTTTTCCTGGGACTCCTGTCCGCGACCCATGCCGCCGAGGAACCGGTCCAGTCCCCCTTGCCCGTGAACTTTTTCAAAAACCTCCAGACGGCCAAGCGGGAGACCGTGGTGGTCTATGGCACCAGCCTGTCCCACACCGCCGCCTGGCCGCAGGCGTTGAAGGGCTACTTCGACCAGCGGTTTCCCGGCAAGGTCGAGGTGATCAACAGCGCGCAATCCGGACAGCAGTCGAACTGGGGCCTCGCCAACCTCCAGGAGCGGGTGCTTTCGAAGAAGCCCGACCTCGTCTTCATCGAGTTCTCGATGAACGACTCCGCCACCAAGCACCAGATCCCGGTCGAGCAGGCGGTGAAGAACCTCGACGCCATGGTGAAAGCCCTGCGCGAGCAGAACCCGCAGGTGGACATCGTGCTCCAGACCATGAACCCGGCGTGGGACTCACCCGCCGAGCCGCCGGAACGCGCGTCCGCCAAGGCCCGGCCGCATCTCGCGGATTACTACGAGAGTTATCGTGGCTACGCCCGGGAACACGGGCTGCCGCTGGTGGACCACTACCCGAACTGGCTGAAGCTCCAGCAGGAGCATGAAGAGCAATTCAAGAAGTGGATTCCCGATGGCACCCACCCAATCCCGGAAGCCAGCCTGGCGGTAACTTGGACGGCGATCGAGGCCCTTCTTGAGAAGGCGAGGAATGCGGCAGCGAAGTAG
- a CDS encoding MoxR family ATPase has protein sequence MIDTRTHFVQAVRERVSEVVVGQDVVVERMMIALLTGGHLLLLGVPGTAKTLLVNSVAKAIDLQFSRVQFTIDMLPSDIIGSELLDQATGRFRTHQGPVFTNLLLADEINRAAPKVQSALLEAMQERKVTIGNATHPLPMPFLVIATQNPIEQAGTFELPEAQLDRFMLCHRIDYPTAEQEEEVLRRQLKMGLKKVDGGAMPKSAFDMINAEPVCRLEDLISAMSDVQAVHVSEVFMKHCVELIRLTRTHPSIEMGCSTRASLSIVQAARARAFVNQRDYVVPEDLFELAEDVILHRIRLSYEALAEGRKPGQVLEELLHQLG, from the coding sequence ATGATTGATACCCGAACCCATTTCGTCCAGGCCGTGCGCGAGCGCGTCAGTGAAGTCGTCGTCGGCCAGGACGTCGTCGTCGAACGCATGATGATCGCGTTGCTCACCGGCGGCCACCTGCTGTTGCTGGGCGTTCCCGGCACGGCGAAGACCCTGCTGGTCAACTCGGTGGCGAAGGCGATCGACCTCCAGTTCAGCCGCGTGCAGTTCACGATCGACATGCTGCCGTCCGACATCATCGGTTCGGAGTTGCTTGACCAGGCGACCGGCCGTTTCCGCACCCACCAGGGTCCGGTGTTCACGAACCTGCTGCTGGCGGATGAAATCAACCGCGCGGCGCCGAAGGTGCAGAGCGCGCTGCTGGAGGCGATGCAGGAGCGCAAGGTCACGATCGGCAACGCGACCCATCCGCTGCCGATGCCGTTCCTGGTGATCGCCACCCAGAACCCGATCGAGCAGGCGGGCACGTTCGAGCTTCCGGAAGCGCAGCTCGACCGCTTCATGTTGTGCCACCGCATCGACTATCCCACCGCCGAGCAGGAGGAGGAAGTGCTGCGCCGCCAGTTGAAGATGGGCCTGAAGAAGGTCGACGGCGGCGCGATGCCGAAGAGTGCGTTCGACATGATCAACGCCGAGCCGGTGTGCCGCCTGGAGGATCTGATTTCCGCGATGTCCGATGTGCAGGCGGTGCATGTCAGCGAGGTGTTCATGAAGCACTGCGTGGAGCTCATCCGCCTGACCCGCACGCATCCCTCGATCGAGATGGGATGCTCGACGCGCGCCAGTCTTTCCATCGTGCAGGCCGCGCGGGCCCGGGCGTTCGTGAACCAGCGTGACTACGTGGTGCCGGAGGATCTTTTCGAACTGGCGGAGGACGTCATTCTCCACCGCATTCGCCTCAGCTACGAGGCGCTGGCGGAAGGCCGGAAGCCGGGACAGGTGCTCGAGGAGCTGCTTCACCAACTCGGCTGA
- a CDS encoding alpha/beta hydrolase — protein sequence MPKSHLHLFLALLVAIMTLPLSAEEPSAAWSPDYWQKMPSDEMPLWPKGAPGAKGKEPQDIPTLTPFFAPPTNATGAAMIICPGGAYAKLTPHEGLYYAFWLNEMGISAFVLKYRLGTNGYHHPAMMNDVQRAIRYVRAKAPEWKLDPKRIGIIGSSAGGHLASTALTHFDPGQAGASDPIERVSSRPDLGILCYPVITLGPATHEDSRKNLLGEQPDPALVDSLSNEKQVTKDTPPTFIFHTEDDTIVKVENSRLFAAALKQNGVPFALHLYPSGPHGIGLGSRQWDPQHRHPWTGECALWLKQMGFAR from the coding sequence ATGCCGAAATCCCACCTCCACCTCTTTCTAGCCTTGCTGGTCGCGATCATGACCCTGCCATTGTCCGCGGAAGAACCGTCCGCCGCGTGGTCGCCGGACTACTGGCAGAAGATGCCGAGCGACGAAATGCCCCTCTGGCCGAAGGGCGCTCCCGGAGCCAAGGGCAAAGAGCCACAGGACATCCCCACCCTCACCCCCTTCTTCGCGCCCCCCACGAACGCCACCGGGGCGGCGATGATCATTTGTCCGGGAGGCGCTTACGCGAAACTCACCCCGCATGAAGGGCTCTATTACGCGTTTTGGCTGAACGAGATGGGCATTTCGGCATTCGTCCTGAAATACCGCCTCGGCACCAATGGCTACCATCACCCGGCGATGATGAACGACGTCCAGCGCGCGATCCGCTACGTCCGGGCGAAGGCCCCGGAATGGAAACTCGATCCGAAGCGCATCGGAATCATCGGCTCTTCGGCGGGCGGGCATCTGGCCTCGACCGCGCTCACGCATTTCGATCCCGGTCAGGCGGGTGCCTCCGATCCCATCGAGCGGGTGAGCTCCCGACCCGACCTCGGCATCCTCTGCTATCCGGTGATCACGCTCGGACCGGCCACCCATGAGGACAGCCGGAAGAACCTGCTCGGTGAGCAACCGGACCCGGCGCTGGTCGATTCGCTCTCGAATGAAAAGCAGGTAACCAAGGACACCCCTCCCACGTTCATCTTCCACACCGAGGACGACACTATCGTGAAGGTCGAGAACTCGCGGCTCTTCGCCGCGGCCTTGAAGCAAAATGGCGTCCCCTTCGCCCTGCACCTCTACCCTTCCGGCCCCCACGGCATCGGACTCGGCAGCCGGCAGTGGGACCCGCAGCACCGCCATCCGTGGACCGGCGAGTGCGCGCTGTGGCTGAAGCAAATGGGTTTTGCCCGATGA
- a CDS encoding DUF58 domain-containing protein, with protein MKPSGTLPSDHLDARQFEVAVKRLANALAYGQESSPFLGSGIEYVQSRLYQPGDPVKFIDWRTTGRTGRFHVKEYEAPKQMPVYLLVDTSASMSISSLKMSKYAWAVQIAGGLALAAVEHMNPVGLMGVGERALHHTPALSRGIILQWLHQLRHLHFSEGTTLGKRVRELIPRVEQRCLFVVISDLHDPDALPAIKLMAQDHDCAVLHLEDPAERGALRAGILRGLEAESGKEFVARGGTRFLTEDTAGPLARAGVDYLKLPTDEPIVARLRHFLKNRTNSRRNG; from the coding sequence ATGAAACCCTCCGGGACCCTGCCCTCCGACCATCTCGACGCGCGGCAGTTCGAGGTGGCCGTGAAGCGGCTCGCCAACGCGCTCGCCTATGGCCAGGAAAGCTCGCCTTTCCTCGGCTCGGGCATCGAGTACGTGCAATCGCGCCTCTATCAGCCGGGAGATCCGGTGAAGTTCATCGACTGGCGGACGACCGGCCGCACCGGGCGTTTTCACGTGAAGGAATACGAGGCCCCGAAGCAGATGCCCGTGTATCTGCTGGTGGACACCTCGGCCTCGATGTCGATCAGCTCGCTGAAGATGAGCAAGTACGCGTGGGCGGTGCAGATCGCCGGCGGGCTGGCGCTGGCGGCGGTGGAGCACATGAACCCGGTGGGCCTGATGGGAGTGGGGGAGCGCGCGCTGCACCACACACCGGCGCTTTCCCGCGGCATCATCCTGCAATGGCTGCACCAACTCCGGCACCTGCATTTCAGCGAGGGCACGACGCTCGGCAAGCGGGTTCGGGAACTCATCCCGCGGGTGGAACAGCGCTGCCTGTTCGTGGTGATCAGCGACCTTCACGATCCGGACGCGCTGCCCGCGATCAAGCTGATGGCGCAGGACCACGATTGCGCGGTGCTGCATCTGGAGGACCCGGCGGAACGCGGGGCGCTTCGCGCCGGAATCCTGCGGGGCCTGGAGGCGGAGTCCGGGAAGGAATTCGTGGCCCGGGGTGGCACGCGATTCCTCACGGAGGACACGGCCGGTCCGTTGGCCCGCGCCGGAGTGGATTATCTGAAGCTGCCGACTGACGAACCGATCGTGGCGCGGCTGCGGCATTTCCTGAAGAACCGCACGAACTCGAGGAGGAACGGATGA
- a CDS encoding laccase domain-containing protein produces MVVEDADRDEAMRRLRPHHENAVAAFGGTAESWWRAEQVHGTGVAVVPGAETISAPDGLPVVPGVDGLVTNTPGTVLAIYVADCGAIWLADQQTGAIGMLHSGKKGTEGNIFQTALETMAREFGTRPEDVTAVLGPCIRPPHYEIDFATEIGRQAEQAGLASFTDCRENTATDLARHYSYRIEMGKTGRMMALITRDFPA; encoded by the coding sequence GTGGTGGTGGAAGATGCGGACCGCGATGAAGCGATGCGTCGTCTGCGGCCACATCATGAAAACGCGGTGGCCGCCTTCGGTGGCACGGCGGAAAGCTGGTGGCGCGCCGAACAGGTGCACGGCACCGGCGTGGCCGTGGTGCCCGGAGCGGAAACGATTTCCGCGCCGGACGGTTTACCGGTGGTGCCCGGTGTCGATGGCCTGGTAACGAACACTCCCGGCACGGTCCTGGCCATTTACGTGGCGGACTGCGGGGCCATCTGGCTGGCGGACCAGCAGACCGGAGCCATCGGGATGCTGCATTCCGGCAAGAAGGGCACGGAGGGAAATATCTTCCAGACCGCCTTGGAGACCATGGCCCGCGAATTCGGCACCCGGCCGGAGGACGTCACCGCCGTGCTCGGCCCGTGCATCCGCCCGCCGCACTACGAAATCGATTTCGCCACCGAGATCGGACGCCAGGCGGAGCAGGCCGGGCTTGCCTCGTTCACCGACTGCCGCGAGAACACGGCCACCGATTTGGCCCGTCACTACAGCTACCGCATCGAGATGGGCAAGACGGGTCGCATGATGGCCCTCATCACCCGCGATTTCCCCGCATGA